tttaaaataagaaaatgtgcaCTTCTGTGAACAGGCCACATAATCTCAAAATGGTTAtttattaatctgtttatttatctGTTAATTAGcatgattacaaaatcgatcaccTACTGTAGATCATTATAATTTTAacaggtaaaataaaataaaaaagtaaatatccATAGTATAGCTAGATTTATGTCATTCCATCACAGCCATGCTATATAAAACGTTAACTGAAACGTATATGCTGAAACAGTTTGTCTTTCAATCCAATTTGACAGTTGAAAGCAGTCATGAAGCCTTAGCTCAAATGTGACAACATTAAACATGAGAGAATCATTACAGCCTTTATaggctgtaatatatatatatatatatatatatatatatatatatatatatataggttagaATCAAATCAGTTCATGCACTCCGATTTGACACgtttcagtggttttaatgtgtaTTGCTGTTTACTAGTGTTTGGCCAACTTACTACCGAAACAATAAATCACGTGTTCACACCATGATTAAACATTAGATTAATGGATCGATTCGTTCGTATTTAATGCCCAGTTGCTGACTCGTTTACTTTTGTACAAGCTTTATCTTGAAATATGTTTACTTGAAAGGCTATTGGTCATCTAGGGTCCCTTCAAAACAGTCCATGTGCAGATCGGGTTCTTACAGCAACTCAACATAATTTTGTATAACATTGCTATGAGGTATATATGTGACAACATTGTGCACTTACTTTATTTTGAGCTCTGTACCATGCGAAAGTAGTTTATTGGTAAAGCTTTAGCGGCTCACATCCTCCATGCCTGTTGTTTGTGTTTGCACATGCGCAGTTCGCACGGAGGTCCGGAACGAATGATTTCCTGTCCTTCACTTCCACCCGGATAGTTTTCAACACGGACACGTTGCTGCGCAATGTGATTATTTACGATGctagtaatatataattaaaaattagTTTTGATTACGCATAGTCGTCCATAAAAAGATGGATAAGTCGATTACAAGCAATCCCGCTTCTTCAGAACCAGTGGCCGGTGAAAACAAAGGGGAAGGCAAAGATTCAGCTGTTGTGTCAGGCAATACAGCAACACTGTCCCTGCCTGAAACTAATCTAGTGTGTATTGAATACCCTGGAGTTGTAAACAATTGTGACAAAATGCTGGACAGCATTGGGCGGGAAGAAGGGGTATCCAAGGTGATGATATTCTGTTTATGCTTTAAATGAGACAGACATATGGTTTAGTTAGACTGATTTGTTTAGCAGTTTTATACCATGTTGATGGGAAGGTCAGTTTTATAACTTGTATATCAACCCTTTAATTCATGTTGTTTTGATGTCAGAATGGAAGAACGGAAATTATACTTTGTAGTTTAGAGAGCCACAATAGCtggataaattaatttaaaaaatcgtAAGTCCTTTAACTGCTAAATTGTcccttttttaaatcaaaatttgcCTTTACTAGCTCATTTTAAATTGTCCTGTGATGTGACCAATTAAGAGCACAAATAATCCATGTCGTCTCTCAGTTAATATGATGTTATTAAAAACTACATGtatattaattattacattttaaaatataagattattttttaattttagagtGCAGTTGTCGACTACAAAGAACAAGTagtaacataattaaaataaaagtggTCACAAAGGTATGTTGCTAAAAATTATAAAAGTAGTATATGTgtgaatataataaatacattaaagggatagttgacctaaaaataaaaattctcatcatttattcaccctcatgcatcccagatgtgtgtgattttctttttactctgcagtacacaaacaaagattttaagaagaatttctcagctctgttggtccatacaatgcaagtgaatggtgaccagcaatttgaaggtctaaaaagcacacTGGAGTCGTgcagattacttttatactgttttatatgctttttggatcttcaaaggtctggcatgagggtgcgtaaatgatgaggaTTTTggttaactgtccctttaagattatTAAATGTGAGTAGTACAGTGGATTGTATCTTAATCAGAGATCTTTTTCACTATGAACAGATATATGGAGATTCCTCCAAAAGACTGGAACTCCGCTTTCGGCCGAAAGACCCATTCTGCCATCCTGTGTATGGTAATCGTTACTCCTCCACCAACTTGCTTCTCAAGGTGTGTCGCAGAACACGCAAAGGAAACAGTGGGGAGACCCAAATCAGCATGGAGATTGTGGGACTCATAGGAACCACCTATAAATTTCAAGGTTTCACTTTTACCTAGTAGTATTCATAGAAAACATGGTTGTTTTGTtcttttgcattattatttttaataataaaaaactactaTCACAGAATCTCACCTTAAACCTTTTATTTAGTAATGGCTGACTTCCAATATCTGGCAACTCACAATGATCCAGATGGCAAACAGGTGTCTTTGTATGACAAGATCATTTTGAGTAAACCTGAGAAGAAAGAATTCTACGACAAACCGGTGCCTCTGTTCCTTCCTCCTCCCATCTTCTCCCGTCTGGACACGCCTGTGGAATATTACTATCGGCCGGATGTACAACACAGGTAAGCTGGGGAAGGATATGTATTCTTAAACCGGTAGACTGAGGCTGGAAATAAAGAAAGATCGGTAATCAGTTTAATGATATTTTTAACAGATGTTTATACTTTTCCTTACTTTTATTAGTTATCGTTTCTTTTAAGTCCAATACATTTGATATTTGGAGGACGAAacctgcaaaaaataataaataaatcagcatATTCttgtatatatacataattaaatGGGCTAGGAGAtatacaaataatgaaataaatacatttacagatcaatgcaaaaaaatacaatataaaacaaataaatggttGGGGAAATGGAAAAATgttaaaggaaatgcaaaatttaaagTTGATTTTTAATTCTATACTTctttaattattcattaatttcGGTATGTAGTTCcgtatttatttttccttcacgCAACCTGTTAATGAGAGGATGTCAATCAAAATCAGTAGGCGAATTAATCCATTGGCTGTTTAAAAAGTTGTATAAGTGTTTCGCTTGACTATGACATTAATAATGACATTACCATATTTTCACaatcaataaatgaatgaaagtaTAGCAAAGGATCTCGCTCTTACGATTCTCCAAACTATTCGATACGTCACAGAGCAATGTTGAAACTGCAAACTCCCATTGCTCTTGAGGATCTACCTGTTATTAATTTGATAGTTTGACTGATGCATGACCAGCTGTTGACATCCTCTTATTAgctttatttttgcaggttttgtcctacATAGATATTtcccaaaacaaagatgaactTGCATAGTGTGAGACAAATCATGCAAGTCTCagatttgaaaatataattttttttaagttacattaaTTAAGCAAAGAGACAAGTGTACCTTACCAATAAAGCagctttaataaatgttttgttaattgtgTGTAATATTAGTCTTGTAAAGCAGGCTGTTCACCTTCAGAGGTTAGTGATGAACTATTTTGATATAATTgtgtttaaaacaaaacaataattaaaaaatcagTATTGCATATTGATTATCAGACacttaaaaaattaaattcagtatcagtcataaaaaaataaataccaaaAAATCTATTGATCTCTAGCTGGAAGCCAACAAGTTCACCTTAAATCTTTAAATTACATGTTAATGTTATATCAATATTTATGGTCACTGTATTTTTTGCTtatggaccttattcacagtagcaccatgACAGGGATGAAAACAaggttgtgagggatagacttaccatctctttaaTGGGTTTGTGACAGTTCTTTGACTTTCTTGCGTAAAGGCCTGTTGACAcggctccatccactggactggatctggtgccccctttttagtaagatcagtTAGCGGGCTGGTGACGTTCGAATAATCAGGAAATTATCACAACCTGCGATAATAGTCAGCCAGCCCTAGGAACTGTCTCATTTCTTGGGCAGGCTGCAATCACTGCGGTTTTATAAATTTGGGGCCACACCTGCCCTCTGACCCAaatggaagcccagataccatacttCCACCCAACCAATTGATTTCGCCCACACAGCTTTTTGAAACAAGGCCTGTATGGTCCTGCAATGCCGTCAAGGCCAATATCAACATTCACCCAGAGAAACTGAAGCACATCCTCCCATTTATGGCCTACTACATGGTGATAAATGAATGACTTAATTACCCAGGTTAATGCATTGAGATAtccaagtaagccatttgtaggttgacttcCAGAAGAGTGTATGTgactgtggtgctttcaaaatattgttctgtttgagTATTAAAACATTGACTCAACAATAGGCATGATTTTGGGGGTTTGTGACAGTTCTCCAACTTTCTTGTGAAGGAGGAAGCTGGAGCTGGGTAAACAATCCAGCATAAATCTTTATTTCTAAACTTTTCTTAACACACACTCTGTTTGCTTCTCAGCATAATCACACTGAATACACACATGAAGACTGCTGTGTGCTGCCTGTttaccacaggtgtcaatccttaccgttcttcctctcccAACCTCGCCCTCCACAGACATCACTCGGCCAAGCCCACATACACCCCATTGCCTGACTCAGGCCGAGGAGCATTCTGGCCTGTCACTTACCTCCTTATAGGTTCACCTCTggtccgagctcctccctctctgggACCACCGTCGCCAAAGTCCCCACATCACCATAGGGTTGTACTGTTGTTACAACAGTTTTTGATTTTTCCACAGACAAATAAATTTAAGTAGACAACAAACTCCAAAAAAGCACAAGTTTTGAAAATTAGACATGATCTAGGACTTTTAAATGGCTTTACAGAAACTGTAATCAAATAAGTCAATCCTTCAGCCTCATATGCATTCACTTCAAAAATCAAACATGGCtctactctgaataaggtctattgatAAGTAGTTGGTATCAAAAATATTTGTCATGAATGATCAGATAATACTCTGTCCATTGAGAAAGATCAGCTGTACATATGTTTTAGAGATTTGATTTGTTCATTATTGAATTTGTTGATTTATTGAATTTGCTTGGCATCACTTCCTAATATACAGCAACAGGGAATCTGCAGTCCAGTCTGTTTTCTATAAGGATCATCTTATTGCCCAGAATCGGGCTCGCCGGCCAAACAATGCCATTTTTGTCAACTTTGATGACAAGACCATACCATCAGAGCCTCTGGAAGCTGCTGTGATCAGCTGGAGGAAGCTTAGTGTTCATACTAGTGATTTAAAGGCAGAGGAACATATGAAACAGGTTGGTAAAATTGCTGTTCGTCTATTTAATGTATTCAGGGGATTCTTTTTTAATAGATATCAACAAACCCTTGAAGTATAGAAAATAGTAATGCTTGCCTAAGCAAAAACCACTAATAATGAATAGTCAGTGTTCTCAGTCATGTAAATGGATATCATATCCATTTAATCAACTTGTTTTTGGTGACCTTTcgcaaatatatttttcttttaatatcCGTTATCGTATCCTAATCCTACTTGTGAATCAAAGCTCTTTTATTTGTTGAAATGTTGATTCATTTGACTTCACCCACACAGCTTTTTGAGACAAGGCCCATATGGTCCCGCAACGCCATCAAGGCCAATGTCAACATTCACCCAGAAAAACTGAAGCACCTCCTCCCATTTATGGCCTACTACATGGTGAGTAAATTCATTACTTAATTACCCAGGTTAATGTACTGAGACatctaagtaagccatttgtaggttgaccttttttcaaaacattgctctgtttgagtgTTAAAACATTGACTCAACAAATGACATGATATTGGGTAGGACTATATGTTTCACTGGAcagaattatttttgcaattccatttagtggcacagaaattacacacagcagctttaatattttggtttgttaatgtattgacatgtattgGGTATGTGTGCTATTTATACTAATACATATGAACACACCTCTTGAAAGTAGTTTTAATGTGTAGTTGACAGGGCCGTGGAGGAGTATGTGGGTCAGATTTGGTTATGATCCTCGGAAGATACCAGAAGCAAAAAAATACCAGGTTCTGGACTTCAGGATCCGCTATGGAATGAAACACGGTGAGTGATCAGCCAAAGCATATAAACTACTGCAACacaattttgattaaaaaaatctcaaatttaaaacaattccTAGACAAACTTAAAAAAGAACTCAGTCCCATGTCAGTTCTACTAATTTAGGCCACATCCATTGTGatccattttcatttaaaagctaattgattttgctatgtttatgcccctcatccacactggaactatgttttcctccaccaaaaacttTTGAAACGATGACAGTAGGAAGctgaaaacggattagtgtggacatgatGACCCCAGCTTTGAGAACAAATGTGGATACTTGCATGATTTCTTCCTGTCTTTTCTGTTTTTTCTAGGATATGGAGTTAATGACATGATGGTGAAACCTAAGAGAAGTGCTTATCATTACAGTCGTCCAACCACTGTCCACAGGGCAGGTACAGCATAGGATAGGATATTTACAGGATattctatataaatgtaatatactgtgtgtgtgtgtatacaaccCTCATTTTCAATCACTGATTTCATGCGTCTtagcatgctctctaccagtctttcactttgctgttgggtgactttatgccactcctgatgCAAAAAAAACCCAGATCATCACCAagcctccaccaaatttcacagtgtgtGTGAGGCACTGTGGcctgaaggcctctccaggtctccgtctaaccattagacagaCATATTGAGGATCTGTGATGatttgggggtgcttcagcaaggctataatcaggcagattcatctttgtgatggacgcatgaatcaagccacatacaaggttatcctggaagaaaatttGCTtctttctgctctgacaatgttccccaactctgaggattggtttttccagcaggataatgctccatgccacgcagccaggtcaatcaaggtgtggatggtgGAGCACCATAATCGCGTgtgtacctcctggaaatgtatatatgccaattttagccaaaggaaatggggaaaaatattagTGATGTGTAAAAAACGGATAATgcattaattgcgtacattttttaaaatgcgcTATACAGTCAACTATTAATCGCAAAAATGAATGTTCAATTTCCCAgcgtatatgtgtatatatacagtgccttgcgaaagtattcggcccccttgaacttttcgaccttttgccacatttcaggcttcaaacataaagatgtaaaactgtaattttttgtgaagaatcaacaacaagtgggacacaatcatgaagtggaacgaaatttattggatatttcaaacttttttaacaaataaaaaactgaaaaatttggcttgcaaaattattcagcccccttaagttaatactttgtagcgccaccttttgctgcgattacagctgtaagtcgcttggggtatgtctctatcagttttgcacatcgagagactgaaatttttgcccattcctcaaCAGCTTgagctcagtgaggttggatggggagcgtttgTGAAaagcagttttcagttctttccacagattctcgattggattcaggtctggactttgacttggccattctaacacctggatatgtttatttgtgaaccattccattgtagattttgctttatgttttggatcattgtcttgttggaagacaaatctccgtcccagtctcaggtcttttgcagactccatcaggttttcttccagaatggtcctgtatttggctccatccatcttcccatcaattttaaccatcttccctgtccctgctgaagaaaagcaggcccaaaccatgatgctgccaccaccatgtttgacagtgggtattggtgtgttcagggtgatgagctgtgttgcttttacgccaaacataacgttttgcattgttgccaaaaagttcgattttggtttcatctgaccagagcaccttcttccacatgtttggtgtgtctcccaggtggcttgtggcaaactttaaacgacactttttatggatatctttaagaaatggctttcttcttgccactcttccataaaggccagatttgtgcagtatacgactgattgttgtcctatggacagagtctcccacctcagctgtagatctctgcagttcatccagagtgatcgtgggcctcttggctgcatctctgatcagtcttctccttgtatgagctgaaagtttagaggtacagccgggtcttggtagatttgcagtggtctgatactccttccatttcaatattatcgcttgcacagtgctccttgggatgtgtaaagcttgggaaatctttctgtatccaaatccggctttaaacttctccacaacagtatctcggacctgcctggtgtgttccttgttcttcatgatgctctctgtgctttaaaaggacctctgagactatcacagagcaggtgcatttatacggagacttgattacacacagatggattctatttatcatcattagtcatttaggtcaacattggatcattcagagatcctcactgaacttctggagagagtttgctgcattgaaagtaaaggggctgaataattttgcacgcccaatttttcagttttttatttgttaaaaaagtttgaaatatccaataaatttcgttccacttcatgattgtgtcccacttgttgttgattcttcacaaaacattacagttttatatctttatgtttgaagcctgaaatgtggcaaaaggtcgaaaagttcaagggggccgaatactttcgcaaggcactgtatttatacagtgcatccagaaagtattcacagcgcttcactttttccacattttgttatgttacagccttattctaaaatggattaaatgaattattttcctcaaacttctacaaacaataccccataatgacaacgtgaaagaagtttgtttgaaatctttgcaaatttattaaaaataaaaaacaatcacatgtacataagtattcacagcctttgctcaaatAGCaaagttgaagcacctttggcatcaattacagccacaagtctttttgtgtatgatgctaaaaTTGG
The Xyrauchen texanus isolate HMW12.3.18 chromosome 34, RBS_HiC_50CHRs, whole genome shotgun sequence DNA segment above includes these coding regions:
- the gtf3c5 gene encoding general transcription factor 3C polypeptide 5, yielding MDKSITSNPASSEPVAGENKGEGKDSAVVSGNTATLSLPETNLVCIEYPGVVNNCDKMLDSIGREEGVSKIYGDSSKRLELRFRPKDPFCHPVYGNRYSSTNLLLKVCRRTRKGNSGETQISMEIVGLIGTTYKFQVMADFQYLATHNDPDGKQVSLYDKIILSKPEKKEFYDKPVPLFLPPPIFSRLDTPVEYYYRPDVQHSNRESAVQSVFYKDHLIAQNRARRPNNAIFVNFDDKTIPSEPLEAAVISWRKLSVHTSDLKAEEHMKQLFETRPIWSRNAIKANVNIHPEKLKHLLPFMAYYMLTGPWRSMWVRFGYDPRKIPEAKKYQVLDFRIRYGMKHGYGVNDMMVKPKRSAYHYSRPTTVHRAVPQPASVTDIIQESPSTSRPKPATAKYILKESVYIFREGMLPPYRQMFYQLCDLDVDKIKAVIHKNDGKEEVCDERDGWCLPHTADELRNIISGMIQHVVRANRPASSTPKSKRTQPKTVDSGEEDDEDEEDDDDNEDYKPSEGSDNDMETEIADYM